CCCGAGGAACTGCAGGTCGGGCAGACGCGCACGTTCGGGGTTTCGGCGCAGCGGATCGACGCGGCGGGCGCGCGGCAGTGGGGCGACGACGGGCAGCCGCTCGTCCCCCTCGGCGATGCGCAGGCGAGCCAGGTGAGCGCGCTCGCGCTCGGTGCCGGCGCCGTCTTCGCGTGGTCGCTCGGCTCCGCTCCCGCCCCGATGCAGATCGAGTCCGCCCGGCTCGACGCGGACGGCGGTTTCGTGTGGCCCGACGAGATCGTGCCGCTCAAGACAGCTGCCACCTCGAACACGCGGATGCGGGGCGCGCTCAGCAGCCTCGGTTTCGCCGCGTATGTGTGGGCCGACGACAGCGGCGACGGGTCGAACCCCGACGCGATCAAAGCGCAGAACGTCAGCGCCGACGGCGCACTCGGCCCCATCGAAACCTCCAGCCTGACGTACCTCTACGACGACGGCGACGGCGACACCAACCAGGGGCCGCCCTCGACCTTCGACCCGGACATGCTGTGGGGCAACTACTACCTCACGCAGCCCGGCGGCGAGATCCTCACCGAGATTTCCGTCGCCTTCGGCCCGACGTTCCCCTCGCTGGCTAATGGACCCGTTACGTTCTGGTTGCTCGACGATCCCGATGCCGACTTCGACCCGCGCAACGCGACGGCGCTCACGAGCGTCGAGGCCACGCCCGACGTGTTCAACGACAACTTCTTCACCGTCGGGATCCCGCCGACGCAGGTCAGCGGGGCCTTCTTCGTCGGCGTCAGCGCGCAGCTTCTCGGAGGGCAGGACCGCCCCGCCCGCGTCGACACCGATGCGGACGGCGATCGCTCGTGGTTCTTCTACGCGCCCGACATCGCTGCCGTGATCGACGACCTCGCGTCGGCGCCGTTCGGCACGCGGATGGACAACCCGGAGTTCGTCATCTTCCCCGGCGCGTTCATGATCCGCGCGACGGGGCAACTCGGCGAGGCCGTCGGTTCCGTCGCCTCCCTCGATGCGACAGAGGTGACACTCACGCTCGCGCCCGGCGAGACGGCGAGCGCCGGCATTTCGCTCTCGAACCTCGGCAACAGCCCGCTCGTCTACGCCGTCACCGTCGCCCAGCAGGAACCGGCCGGAGACGACAGCGCGCTCACGGTCGAGCCGGATTCCGGCAGCGTTGCGGCGGGCGTTAGCGAGAGCCTGACGCTCCTAGCGGACGCGGCGACGCTCACCGAGGGGACGTACACGTTCGACGTGCTCATCGAGACCAACGACCCGCAGCAGCCGGCGTTGAACGTCGCGGTCACGCTCGTGGTGACGGGCGGGGTCGCGACGGAGGACGGAGCGACGCCGGGCGCGTTCGCGCTCCGCCCGAGCTATCCGAACCCGTTCGAGCACACCTCGACGGTCGAGTTCGACCTACCGCAGCGGGCGCACGTCACGCTCGCCGTCTACGACGTGACCGGCCGCCGCGTCGCCACGCTCGTAGACCGCGAGCTGGAGGCAGGGACGCACCGCGCGACGTGGGACGCGGCCGGGATGGCCGCCGGGACGTACCTCTACCGGATGCAGGCGCGCGCGTTCGCGCAGACGCACCGGACGCTCCTCGTGCGGTAGCCAAGCCTCGTCAGCGGGGCCCCATGAGCTTTACGACCTTGTTGTAGACGCCCATCGTCAGCAGCGTCGGCGCCCACATCCCGACGAAGCGGCTGACGTCGCGGCGGCCGGCGAGTTCGAGCACGAGCGAGAGCCCCATCGAGCTGAGCGCCGCGAAGAGGAAGACGTCGGACGGGATCTTCGCGGCCTGTTGCTCGATCACGCTCGTGAGCGTGCTCTCGGCGTGCTCGTCCCGCACGATGGGGGTCGGCTCGTAGGCGCGTTCGGATTTCTCGCGGGCGGGGTTCACGTCCTGCTGCGGCGAGGCAGCGTTCTCCTGGATCGGCATGGCGCGATAGGTTGGGGCTCGGCGAGAGGGCGGGCAGCGGCCGTCGGGAACGATTCGGAAAGCGGGCCTGTTCCTCCTCCCACGTCGCATCGGCGGCAGAGATACGATACCACTCACCGTACGATAGAGGGCAACCGTGGGCACAACGAAGGCACGCATCCGCGCGCTGTGGGCTGATGTAGTGCCCGCCGCTGAGGGCGTCGGGCCCCTTTTGCAGCGGGACTACTGGGCTGTCCTCGACGCGTGCCCGCTCTCTCCGTCGGAGGTGGCCGGCACCGTCCGCGAGCGGTTCCTCGACTTCCCTCCTGAGGACCTCGTCGTCTTCCGGCGTGCGAGCGGCGACGGCCCTTTAAACGTCGGGGACACGCTGGAAGTGGAGATTCGGATGGCGGGTACGACGGCGGTCCGCGTGCTCCACGTCGACGAGCAGAGCATCACGCTCGCGACAGCGGAGGGGCACCCCGAGGCGGGGCGGATCACGTTCGGCGCGTACCGGAACGGCCGCGCCGACGTCATCTTCCACATCCGTAGCCGCGCGCGGTCGAGCACGTCGGCGCACTACGCCGGCTTCCTCGCCCTCGGTGAAGCGATGCAGACCAAGACGTGGACCGACTTCATCGACCGCCTCGCGCACAGCCTCGCTGACGGCGTGATCGGCTCGATCTACGTCGAGACCTCCGAGGTCGAGGACGACGAGACCGATGCAGCGGACGCGCCCACGTTCACGGCGACGGGGGACTGAGATGGCGGAGTGGCGGATCGGGCGGGGTTGGACCGAGGCGGAGATCGCCGAGCGGCTCGTGCGCCTCCATGCGCTCGGGCGGAACTTCCCCGATCCGGTCGACGAGATCGGGCCAGAGCACGGGTGGCACGGCTACTACTCGGAGTCCGTCATCGCCCGCGTCGCGCCGGGGCCGCCCGAGGAGGACGGGCCGTTTCGCCGGGGCTCCGCCGCCATTACCGACTACGCCTTCTCCGACCCCCGCATCGTCATCGCGCACTTCGACCCGGACGCGGCATTGGAAGGGCGACGGATGCTGCTGGAGATGCGGGCGCTCCGCGCGTTGCACTACCTCGGCGGCGTCGTGGTCGGCGCCGTGCGTTCGGAGGTGGGGGAGGGTGAGAGCGTCTTCGGCTTCCGGTACGATACGCTCGAAGGCCACATCGAAGAGGGGGCGGAGTGGTTCCTCCTCACGAAGGACCACGCGAGCGGCGAACTCCGCTTCCGCATCGAGGCGTCGTGGCGGCCGGGCCAGTTCCCGAACTGGTGGAGCCGCCTCGGCTTCGCCGTCCTCGGCCAATATTACCAACGGGTGTGGCACCACCGCGCCCACGCGTTCATGGCCGAGTGGGTGCGCGTGCAGCCCGACGAGGGGGCGGAGGGCGAGCCGCTAGCCCACGCCGCCCCGGAGGTCGTGTTCGAGCGGTACGAGGCGCGCTACGAATAACCGCGTGCGGAATAACACCACGAGGCGCCGCCGGGACGCGCCGACCTGTCTAGTGTCGGGTGCCACAAAGACACGAGGCTCGGTAAATAGGGGGTGAAGCCCCTCGCGTGCGCTAAGGGTACCGGAGGCCGGACCGATAACGAACGAAGATTGCGCGCCCTTTGCCCGGGGCTGTGGTGGATCGGGGCCACGACCCATACCTTTTGCACATTGAACGCGGGCAAACCTCTTTGCTATTTGCGCGCTATACCTATCTTGTGCTTGTCTCTTAATATTACTGCACTTTGAAGACGCAACGCTCCCAGTATTCCCTGTTCCCAGCGATGGGAAATCGCCGC
This genomic interval from Rhodothermales bacterium contains the following:
- a CDS encoding T9SS type A sorting domain-containing protein is translated as MRVTAASPVRSSSPRPLPMPARRVAWAVLLVAVLLAASPAFAQWSEDPAQNLTVADRSEGQTQPKIAPTDDGGFYVSWFGGGGDGYDVYLQRLDADGVAQWADDGIRVADRSFSSTEDYGLAVDADGNALLAFRVADGDGRAQAVASLVSPSGDFLWGEPGVFVSDDPSAAASPRVAGIPGGGAVVAWTSFSNGGIVVQKLDAAGAPQWGADGVSLSTPTGFFFLADLHADDAGNAIVSGSAQLSNFDRRLWAQKLASADGAPLWGSDPVEVFDGSDGALQFGYFPPFVPDGSGGAVFAWYQVGGIGEGRVRVQRVLADGSAAFPQNGVEATAEADRQRTAPSAAFNEATGDVFVVWPEELQVGQTRTFGVSAQRIDAAGARQWGDDGQPLVPLGDAQASQVSALALGAGAVFAWSLGSAPAPMQIESARLDADGGFVWPDEIVPLKTAATSNTRMRGALSSLGFAAYVWADDSGDGSNPDAIKAQNVSADGALGPIETSSLTYLYDDGDGDTNQGPPSTFDPDMLWGNYYLTQPGGEILTEISVAFGPTFPSLANGPVTFWLLDDPDADFDPRNATALTSVEATPDVFNDNFFTVGIPPTQVSGAFFVGVSAQLLGGQDRPARVDTDADGDRSWFFYAPDIAAVIDDLASAPFGTRMDNPEFVIFPGAFMIRATGQLGEAVGSVASLDATEVTLTLAPGETASAGISLSNLGNSPLVYAVTVAQQEPAGDDSALTVEPDSGSVAAGVSESLTLLADAATLTEGTYTFDVLIETNDPQQPALNVAVTLVVTGGVATEDGATPGAFALRPSYPNPFEHTSTVEFDLPQRAHVTLAVYDVTGRRVATLVDRELEAGTHRATWDAAGMAAGTYLYRMQARAFAQTHRTLLVR
- a CDS encoding DUF1990 family protein, with translation MAEWRIGRGWTEAEIAERLVRLHALGRNFPDPVDEIGPEHGWHGYYSESVIARVAPGPPEEDGPFRRGSAAITDYAFSDPRIVIAHFDPDAALEGRRMLLEMRALRALHYLGGVVVGAVRSEVGEGESVFGFRYDTLEGHIEEGAEWFLLTKDHASGELRFRIEASWRPGQFPNWWSRLGFAVLGQYYQRVWHHRAHAFMAEWVRVQPDEGAEGEPLAHAAPEVVFERYEARYE